The genomic window GCGCCGTTATCAAAGCGCATGCGGTAGTTCAGAATCGCTTCTGAATAGGTGTCCGGCTCATTGCCCAGACGCCCAACGGCACCACCCAGGCTGCCCGCTGGTGTCACGTAGGGTCCGCCATTGATGCTCTTGCCATCTTCACCAAGCAGCAACCCTGAGCGGGCGTAAACATTGAAAGAGAAACCTTCTTCACCACTTGCCTGACGCTCAACGGCGGCCAGACGCTCTTCAACCTCCTGACTGGCCGCCGCAGGCGCACTGGAAGCGGGGGCACTTTCCAGGTTCTGCTCGGCAATCTCGGCGCGCCGTTCGGCGTCAGCAGCGCGCTGCTCAGCTGAGGCAATACGTGCTTCAAGCTCCGCAAGACGTTCTTCAATACTGGTATTGGCCGTCGCCACGCCGCTCAGGCCAAAAGAGGCGGCAGCGATGGCAACGGCAAGCGGCGTCTTGAACGTCATTCTAGACATGGCGATAGAAATGGTTTTGGGCGTTATTGTTTGCATGATTCGACAACCTTGTTGAAGTCGTGGCCGAAGTGGCGTTCTCTTCGATCAACACATTATTATTTATTTAAATTTTCTGAACGGCAGCAGGATCAATTCGTTTGGATTGACCCGCTAAGACCCGCCGCCAAAACTTAATCGATTAAGTGCCTTAAAACCAAGTCACGAATGCAAAATATCGACCAATGTCTAATGATAAATCGCTAAAATGTCATACGGACGCAACACATACTACAAAAGTCTATATTGAATTTACCTACCTGAAACAGCTAACTTAACGATGCTGTATCTTAATCGTTTAAGTTGTACTGCAATATTGATGTTAATGACGTTTTTTACGCTTAAATGAGCACGCCACTGTTACCCCAGAGCCCATGAGCGTCGACAACAACAATCAGAGAGGAATGCACCAATGAAAAAGACCCTAATCTCCACCGCGATCGCACTTGCCAGTGCCACTGGTGCTGTTAGCCAGGCACAGGCAGCGGATCTGACCATTTCCTGTGGTGCAGTCGGTGCTGAGCTGACACTTTGCCAGGAAGGCGTTGCTGCATGGGAAGACAAGACTGGCCATGAGGTCGATATTGTTTCAACGCCGAATTCTTCAACTGAGCGTTTATCGCTGTATCAGCAGATTCTTTCAGCCAACTCCAGCGATATCGACGTCATGCAGATCGACGTTGTCTGGCCTGGCCTGCTCGCCAACCATCTGCTCGATCTCAACGAAGCTCTGGGTGAAGATGTCGCCGACGGCCACTTCGAGACCATTGTCACCAATAACACCATTGACGACCGTCTGGTGGCCATGCCCTGGTTCACCGACGCGGGGGTTCTCTACTACCGCAAGGATCTGCTCGAAAAACACGGCTTTGAAGCGCCTGACACCTGGCAGGAACTGACCGAGACCGCCAAGACCATCCAGGAAGCCGAACGCGGAGAAGGCAATGACCGCATGCAGGGGTTTGTCTTCCAGGGTCGCGCCTATGAAGGCCTGACCGTCAACGCCCTTGAATGGGTAGCAAGCCACGGCGGCGGTAACATCGTTGAAGCGGATGGTGAGATCACCATCAACAATGAAAACGCCGCTGAAGCTCTGGATCTCGCCGCCTCCTGGATTGGTGATATCTCTCCCAATGGGGTGCTCAACTACACCGAAGAAGAAGCCCGCGGTGTGTTTCAGGGTGGCAATGCCGTCTTTATGCGCAACTGGCCCTATGCCTGGTCACTGGCCCAGAGCGAAGACAGCGATGTGCGCGACAAGGTGGGCGTTATCCAGTTGCCCGCCGGAGGTGAAGACGGCCAGAGCGCTGCAGGCTTGGGCGGTTGGAACCTGGCGGTTTCCCGCTACAGCGAGAATCCGGAACTGGCCGCTGATCTGGTGGCCTACCTGACCGGCAGGGAAGAGCAGAAACGCCGTGCTATCGAGGCGTCCTACAACCCCACCATTGATGCGCTTTATCAGGATGAAGAAGTACTGGAAGCGGTGCCCTTCTTCGGCACTCTGTACGACACCTTCACCAATGCAGTAGCCCGCCCCTCTGCGCCCACCGGTGACGCCTATGGCCGGGTGAGCAATGCCTTCTTCAGCGCCTCCCACGATGTCTTGTCCGGCAACATGACCGGCGCCGAAGCGGTAGAGAAGCTGGAGAGTGACCTGAGCCGCCTGAAGCGTCGTAACTGGTAACCGCGGGGTTTATCATGTCAACGTCACTTGAAAACAGCGCGCCCCAAGGGGCGCGTTTACCCACACGTCAGGGGCGCAGCACCAAGGTGCGCCGCCAGCGGGTAAAAGCCGCCTGGCTGTTCCTGGCTCCCATGCTGATTGCCCTGACGCTGGTAGCGGGTTGGCCGCTGTTCAGAACGTTTTTTCTCAGCCTGACCGATGCGTCGCTGTCGGATCTGGGCGCTGCCAATATGATTGGCTTTGAAAACTATCTGGTCTACGACAATGGCCGCTGGTTTGGCGTGCTTGCCGACGCTGTCTGGTGGCAATCCGTCTGGAATACGGTGTATTTCTCGATCGTTTCGGTTTCCCTGGAGGTTATTTTCGGCGTTATTGTGGCGCTGATTCTCAATGCCGAATTCAAGGGTCGCACGATCGTCCGCGCTGCCGTGCTGATTCCCTGGGCTATTCCGACCATTGTCTCGGCACAGATGTGGGCCTGGATGCTTAACGACCAGTTCGGCATCATCAACCATTTGCTGATGATGGCTGGCATCATTGAAGACCCGATCGCCTGGACGGCCAGCGCCACCTACTCCATGTGGGCGGTGATCATGGTCGATGTATGGAAAACCATTCCCTTTGTGGCCTTGCTGGTGCTTGCCGCCCTGCAGATGCTGCCCAAGGACTGCTACGAAGCCGCCGAAGTCGATGGCATTCATCCAGTACGCGTCTTCTTCAAGGTCACCCTGCCGCTGATTACTCCAGCGCTGATGGTGGCGGTGATTTTCCGCATGCTGGATGCCTTGCGGGTGTTCGACGTTATCTATGTCCTGACCTCCAACTCGACCAGCACCATGTCGATGTCGGTCTATGCCCGCCAACAGTTGGTTGAATTCCAGGATGTCGGTTACGGCAGCGCCGCGTCTACCCTGCTGTTTTTGATTATTGCCCTGGCGACTGTTGCCTACCTCTATTTGGGCCGCAATAAAATTAAACTAGGAGGTGACTGATGAACCAGCGTCAGCTAGCCAAAATTGCCAAACGCGTCGGTTTCTGGGCGCTGATTGCAGTAATCATGGTGTATGCCGTTTTCCCCTTCTATTACGCCGTGATTACCTCCATCAAACCCTCTGGCGATCTGTTTATGGTCGAGCTGTGGCC from Halomonas sp. CH40 includes these protein-coding regions:
- a CDS encoding ABC transporter substrate-binding protein; this translates as MKKTLISTAIALASATGAVSQAQAADLTISCGAVGAELTLCQEGVAAWEDKTGHEVDIVSTPNSSTERLSLYQQILSANSSDIDVMQIDVVWPGLLANHLLDLNEALGEDVADGHFETIVTNNTIDDRLVAMPWFTDAGVLYYRKDLLEKHGFEAPDTWQELTETAKTIQEAERGEGNDRMQGFVFQGRAYEGLTVNALEWVASHGGGNIVEADGEITINNENAAEALDLAASWIGDISPNGVLNYTEEEARGVFQGGNAVFMRNWPYAWSLAQSEDSDVRDKVGVIQLPAGGEDGQSAAGLGGWNLAVSRYSENPELAADLVAYLTGREEQKRRAIEASYNPTIDALYQDEEVLEAVPFFGTLYDTFTNAVARPSAPTGDAYGRVSNAFFSASHDVLSGNMTGAEAVEKLESDLSRLKRRNW
- a CDS encoding sugar ABC transporter permease is translated as MSTSLENSAPQGARLPTRQGRSTKVRRQRVKAAWLFLAPMLIALTLVAGWPLFRTFFLSLTDASLSDLGAANMIGFENYLVYDNGRWFGVLADAVWWQSVWNTVYFSIVSVSLEVIFGVIVALILNAEFKGRTIVRAAVLIPWAIPTIVSAQMWAWMLNDQFGIINHLLMMAGIIEDPIAWTASATYSMWAVIMVDVWKTIPFVALLVLAALQMLPKDCYEAAEVDGIHPVRVFFKVTLPLITPALMVAVIFRMLDALRVFDVIYVLTSNSTSTMSMSVYARQQLVEFQDVGYGSAASTLLFLIIALATVAYLYLGRNKIKLGGD